Proteins from a genomic interval of Solea solea chromosome 10, fSolSol10.1, whole genome shotgun sequence:
- the LOC131466732 gene encoding uncharacterized protein LOC131466732, with product MWRCKQCAETLSTRYQLLKHYKLKHGHFGQRHTFPCTYYDCPCSFKTWNALKTHLSRCHVEEILGTSAELVTFTCILCPGSVFSSSREYFSHTNNHLKKYETVPCMFQNCSFQTNIYATFKSHKNRKHGTWTVKDLKEEIVKICDISEDRTSEEHCSDLAGTASVLSSPHLINSDTENENLQNIIIEKFASVLLKLEIYSHVPSLAVDEFLEELHFILTSAVLPISKSTAIDIFQKHDLNVDQSVIDELSIAISAHNPLLKAIAKNGQLASAFKRKQFYKEHFKVVEPVEYLLEGRPNNKTFQYVPLIKSLQQLLSRNDVIDKVVDSLTDSSVTQQQYSSFKDGEHYKNNQFFSENI from the exons ATGTGGAGATGCAAGCAATGTGCTGAAACTCTATCTACAAGGTACCAATTACTGAAGcattacaaattaaaacatgGGCATTTTGgtcaaagacacacatttccatgcacatACTATGACTGCCCTTGTTCATTCAAAACATGGAATGCTCTGAAAACTCATTTAAGCAGATGTCATGTTGAAGAAATACTTGGAACGAGTGCAGAGCTTGtaacatttacatgtattttgtgTCCAGGAAGTGTCTTTTCATCGAGTAGAGAGTACTTTTCACACACCaacaaccatttaaaaaaatatgagacTGTCCCTTGCATGTTTCAGAATTGTTCTTTTCAGACTAATATATATGCTACCtttaaatctcataaaaacaggaaacatggcACTTGGACAGTAAAAGACCTGAAAGAGGAAATAGTGAAAATTTGTGATATAAGTGAGGACCGCACATCTGAAGAACATTGCAGCGATCTTGCAGGAACTGCCTCTGTTTTATCATCTCCCCATTTAATTAATTCTGACACTGAAAATGAGAACCTGCAAAACATCATAATTGAGAAATTTGCATCTGTTCTTTTGAAATTGGAGATTTACTCACATGTACCAAGCTTAGCAGTTGATGAGTTTCTTGAAgaactgcattttattttaacctcTGCTGTATTGCCTATATCAAAAAGTACAGCTATTGATATTTTCCAAAAGCATGACCTTAATGTTGATCAGTCAGTAATTGATGAGCTGAGCATTGCTATTTCTGCTCACAATCCCTTGTTAAAAGCAATAGCTAAGAATGGTCAACTAGCTTCAGCTTTTAAACGTAAACAATTTTATAAGGAGCATTTTAAGGTTGTAGAACCTGTTGAGTATTTACTTGAAGGAAGGCCTAACAACAAAACGTTCCAATATGTTCCCTTAATCAAGTCCCTACAACAACTGCTCAGTCGAAATGATGTGATCGATAAAGTTGTTGATAGTCTTACTGACTCTTCTGTGACTCAACAGCAGTATTCGTCTTTCAAAGATGGTGAACACTACAAGAACAATCAGTTTTTTTCAG AAAATATTTGA
- the LOC131466733 gene encoding uncharacterized protein LOC131466733, protein MANYRTRLRGIGCPELSINAMKEKDGSLNHSPNQVKKPRKAEVNYCPGYPAGESKESLEAERQALLVEVKKKNQEQIKNKMERTFAYRRQEIIQDMPFITELRSRWPALFSEREVDAEFARITTVPLRSTFMFQLDRHTDNLLKVFRKKGGAAGQKIKVILAAMDKDPSIEKRRDCVLKAVSVYLNEDPQHLIKEYMVNFKELF, encoded by the exons atggcCAACTACCGCACCAGACTGAGGGGCATTGGCTGCCCGGAGTTGAGCATAAATGCTATGAAAGAAAAGGATGGTTCCCTGAACCACAGCCCAAACCAGGTGAAAAAGCCTCGGAAAGCAGAAGTCAACTACTGTCCTGGTTATCCTGCAGGCGAATCTAAAGAGAGTCTTGAGGCTGAAAGACAAGCACTTCTAGTGGAGGTGAAAAAGAAGAACCAAgagcagattaaaaacaaaatggaaagaACATTTGCCTATAGAAGGCAGGAAATTATCCAGGATATGCCCTTCATCACAGAGTTACGGAGCAGATGGCCTGCTCTGTTTTCAGAAAGAGAG GTTGATGCAGAATTTGCCAGAATCACCACTGTCCCACTACGGTCTACTTTCATGTTTCAACTTGATCGGCATACTGACAACTTACTGAAGGTCTTCCGTAAGAAGGGAGGGGCAGCAGGACAGAAAATTAAGGTCATTTTGGCAGCAATGGACAAG GATCCAAGTATTGAAAAACGGAGAGATTGTGTGCTCAAAGCAGTGTCTGTGTACCTAAATGAAGATCCACAACATCTCATTAAGGAATACATGGTAAATTTCAAAGAACTGTTTtaa